The Bacillus sp. F19 DNA segment GCTTGGACAGCAGATAAGGGACTTACGATGCAGAAAAGGTATGAATAATAAAGAACTTGCTAAAGAGTTTGGTGTTTCTACAGGTACTTAAGTCAATTAGAAAACGGTAAACCCCTTATAACTAGCCGGTAGGTTAAGGAAAGTTCTAAACTAACTGGAGTTCCCTAAATTTTTACCGCAATAAAATTAAGTCCCATACAATCAAACTAAGAGGAAAGAGATATTAATTCTGGACTCTCTGCATTTCTTATTCCACAATACCAGCTACTAGGAGGTCAAGAACTTATTAAAAAATGAACTAATTTCCGTGATATAATAATTTTAGACATACCAAATAGCCTTCTCAAACTCGTTGGAAGGTCTTGGTTCTATAGTATTTTATTGTTTATTTACCTAAAAGCCTCTTTACGTTTCAAAATGTAGAAAATCCATTGAATGAGCTTATTAGCACAAGCTATCATGACGACTTTATGAGGTTTACCTTCTTCTCGTTTTCTCTGATAAAACTCTATTAGCTTACCATTTCGAGATTTTCTTAAACCGCATAATACCGCACTGTAAAGAACCTGACGAAGCCTACTTGAACCTCTTTTTGTTATTCGGTTATATGTCGCTTTAAATTTCCCCGATTCGTGAACTCTTGGATCAATGCCTGCGAAGGCTACAAGTTTTTTCGGGTGTATAAAGCGATCTATCTCCCCAATTTCAGAGATGATTGTTGCCGCAATCTTATCTCCTATACCGGGAATAGAACGAATAATATGGTAGTCTTCCATGTCTTTTGCCAGAGTATCTATCTCTTCTTTTAACTTGGATAGATGCTCTTGGTATTCCAATAGAATTTGAATATACATTTTCAGACTGATTAGATTACTCTGATAGAGATTCTGTTGAAATGGGTCTCTAGATGCTGCTCCCTTTAATTCTTCAGCTTTCTTTATTGCCCAGTTATAAGACCTAGTTGGACAAAGTTCTTTGATCGTTTCAGCTAAGTGCTTATGCTCCTCATTTAATACCTTTTCTGAAGTAGGATATAATAATAAAGTTTTCAACGATACCCTAGAATACGTATCCCCGAATACCTTCTTGTACTCTGGAAATACCTGGTCTAAATTAGCTTGAAATTGTAGCTTCATTTGCACATAGGAGCTTGTTATCGCGTCGTGTTGCCTTGTCAAATTGCGTAGGTTCAAAACCTGAACACTTTTCTTATGATAAGGCTCTAGATCCTCTTTATAGTACAGTTCACATAGATGGGAAGCATCAATTGCGTCTGTTTTCACCTTTCTCATACTCGACTTTTTTGCACCATGAGAAACAATAGGATTAACCATGATATAGACGATTTCTTCCCTTTCTAAAAATTGCACTACTGGTTCATGATAATGACCTGTAGACTCAAAGATTACAATTGGAGGTTTGTCTGCCTCGGCTTCTACTTCTTTATAAAACTTGTAAAATACATTCAATCCATCTAAATGATGTTCAAATTTGAAACTCTTTTTGAAAGGATGTTTCCTTTGTAAAAAGGCTTGAACCTGACTCTCTTCTTTTGCAATGTCCAGACCTATAACTGGATCCATGCTCTAAACACTCCCTCTCTACTTCATCATTGCCGGTACCTCTAAACACCCTTGTAGTATCATTTCTTCGCTTGTTATACGAGATCTATGTCCCAACCAGCCTCACACATGTTTCTACAAGTAGAGGGTGAACAGTTTTGTGGACGGGATCTAGTCCCACTGGCCCGAACGTTCTACCCCGGCTACTTCAAGAATAGTACCTAAAAAAAATAGGTCAACCAGAAATATAACTGGCTAACCTCATAATACGATCTGGCCCGATTGTTGAATAACACTTACCTTGCTTTCAGGCCATTAATCATATTCTTAATTCTATGGACAATATCATAAAATCGATCACCAATTGTAGTTGGATAAATGTACGTATCAAAATTGATTGTAGTTCCTGTCAAATAGCAAAACTCAATAATGTCCTCATTGAAGGCAATATGTATACGTATGTGTATATTCTCTCTGCATAAAACCTTCCAATCTAAATTTATTCTTTGAACGTTTAAACCTCTACAAAAGGAGCTATCGCATTGTGCTGCAATTGCCCCCGATTGCTGCATAAGAAAATTAAGTCTCTAAAAAATTCTCCCAAAATAAATGCCTTATATCATCTACCTTTAGAACTTCTCTCCTGAACCATTCCAAATTACCAGCAAATCTTTCGGAACAAAGGAACTCAATCCTACCCTCTCGATTCCCTTGTATACATCTAAGTACTCCTTTATAAATAGGCTGGCTATTAGCTTTTTCTTGATAGGTGATTGCATATGGGACAATTTCATAATGGTACTTAACTTCGAGTGAATCAAAATAATTCCTTGTCACTTTTTCTTTAATTCCTTTATAACTAAAATCATCTATTCCCCATCGAATTACGGAAGTTCCGTCTTGAAGCTGAACTTCCATTTTAATGTAGTTACCTACTTTATCCTTTGACACTTCAATGATTTGAAAATTGTTTAAAATAATATACATCCCCTTTACTGGGCATATAAGCTAGACCTATTGATTCAAAATCATATTATCTAATTCATATGAAAGTGGCTTACCTTCTTCAACATAAGCCCCCGATTGTTGAAGATCATTTATGTTGTCTTATCGAAGAATAGCGCCCGATTGCTGAAGATCGCTCACCCGTTTAAGTACAATCGTTACAATCCAGACCTCTAATGGTCGGGGCTATATAGTGGAAAAAGGAATGTGTAATCAATTTATTTCATTAAAATAATTATGGATAACCCTCAAGGTTATCCACTTCATATGAATTTCATCGAAAAATTTCCTTTAGGCTCACAAAGGAGACTATTTTTCCAAACATAATTTCGGGCTAGGCCTCTTTCGAATGCATCCAAATGGTTCAATGATGCATTTCTTAACTGTGTAAATACTGTTCTTACATCCGTTGGAAGATTTAAAGAAAGAAATTTATTATACATACTTATATTCTCTATCTCACCTTGTACTCAAAAGCAAAAGCGTTTTTTATTGTTTCTGGGGTAGTAACAAACATCCTTGAAATATCTTCTGGAATAGGTACTTGATATCGTTCAAAAAGAGGAAGTAACGCACTAATATGCCTTAATTCAGCTTCTTGGATTCGGGCAAATGTACGATTATAACCAAAGTTTAAAAGAATATTATTATACCTAGCCTGAGCAAGAAATTCGTCTTGTAAAGCATAAGTTAGCATCTGAGGTAAGGTTAATGTTGGGGCATTCAAAGCCCCTTTGGCTCCATAGTCGTTAGCATTTTGTCTTTCCAATGATTGTTGCAAATTATGATAAGGGGGTTGATTATGGGAGTAAAAATTTTTCGCATACATTGATTGTATTTTCACCTCTTAAATTATTTTCCTGCTGCTGAGCAGTTGTTGTGGCTCATCGTGCTCCTAATTCCAAATTATTCTCGTAATAGAGTATATAAAAGGAATCGAAATGTACCTTGGATACTCGAAGTGGTCATTTAACATTAATAAGTACATTCCTCTTCTACCGTACATAAGATAATTTATTAATAATAAATAATATGAAGGGATTGAGGAAAATGTACTATGTGCCCTATACGTATCAATATCCTTATTATGCAAATGTACCAACGCATACTTACGGAAATCCTACTGGTTATTGGGCTCTTCCTAATGAGTTGGCATTTAGTTCTTATCGGTCTTTTTATGGTGATAGCAGAAACGTATTAAAAGATTATGGAGCAAACCCATTTGTTATAAATATCAATGAGGCCACCAAACAAAACAACACGTATCGTACTGCACTTTGGACAGGAAATCATTTGCAAGTCACATTAATGAGTCTCAATGTTGGTGAAGATATCGGATTGGAAATGCACCCTGATGTGGATCAATTCTTACGTGTTGAACAAGGTCAGGGGATTGTACAAATGGGCAAAAGTAAAGATAATTTAAGTTTCCAATGGAGAATCTTCGATGACTCTGCTATTATGATACCCGCTGGAATGTGGCACAATATCACAAATACAGGAAATGTTCCGTTGAAACTATACTCAATATATGCCCCACCAAACCATCCATTTGGTACTGTTCATAAGACTAAGGCAGATGCAATGGCTATGGAAGGAAGAAGGTTTGGGTAATGGAAATGGGAAAACAGTAATTTTCGGAAAGACTCCAGATGAATAGGTAAGACATACCGAGTTTTTGGTAAAAGAAGGCTTGGAGGACGTTAAAAGAGGAATTAATATGACACACATTCTTCAAGAGTTTATTCTAATGGGAGTTCTTGTAGGCAAGGGATATTCTCCTGAAAAAGCATATGAAACAGTGGAAGAATGGGAACGTACTGGAGAATCCAAACTTCTTCAGGAAAGCAAAAATATGTAGAGCAACCGTAATTAAACAATCAGATGCTTTTGTTGAAAAAAGGCTATATTATTTCCTGCCTGCATTAAAAACTCGCCGTGATCGGCGAGTTTTTTTGTGTTATTATGAGATATTTTAATTGTCAATTCATGTGTCAATTTAGCTTTAAATTTTAAAAATGCACCTCAAATGGAGTATCTAAAATCTTAATTTTCAATTTAAATTATTTGGGTTCTTCTTTAGCTGCTGTATCTGTTGTTGGAGCTGTGTAACATGTTGCATATGTTCATCCCTTAGTTGGGTGAACAGCTGTCTGACTTCAGAATTTGTAATCTGAAGCATATATTTGTTATATAACATTTGGTCTGCTATTTCTGTTTCAACTATATCATGAAGCTTGTCTAATTTATTCATACTTGCATCTCTCCTTTTTATACAATTCCTAATCCTTTCATTTTTTGTGAAAGAACGTTATAACGCGTTCGGGCTGCCATTTCCAATCCCTGAAACATTTTCTGTATTTGAGGATCAGTAACTTCTTTTTGAAGTTCAGCATATTTCTTTGCCAACACTTCTTCATGGAAAAGTACATCTTTAAAGGCATTATTCATAATTTCTTTTTCGGATAGCATATATTTTCTCCCCTCCATTTTATGAGCTGCTTTTTACAGAATAATAGAATTCTCCGTTTGGACTGATCGTTGCTAAATACACATCTTCTATATTTATAATCCCAAGTTTATTAAGTTGCTCTTGTAACCATTCTTCCTTATAATTTAACGATTTCAAATTGTCATACATGACTTTCCCATTATTGACGAGAACTTTCGGCAGACCACCAGAAGGTATAGGAATTTGAAAATCAACTGGAGTAGGTGGAATGTGTCCCGATTTTTTTATCACACTCAAATGTCCGCTGGTCTCCAGAATGACTTGATCCACTTCAGTTAAATCAGGCGCATCCGATAATCTCATTTCTGAAAGCAGTAAATCGGTACTAAAAAATGAACGACGCATATTTACTTCATTCATTTTTCCTTTTTCAATCAAAACGGTTGGTTTTCTAGTAAGAAGTGCTGCAAAAGCATGATTTTGAACGGATAACCAAGAAAGAGCAAAGTGCCAAAAATAAAGAGTTGCAGTTGCGAGGATCGTTGTTGTAAACAAAATTTTTCCATCGAGTACAGGAGCAACAGCTAATGCCCCCAGCATCCATAGAAATGTAAAATCAAATGCGGTAAATTGTCCAGCAGCCCGTTTCATGAGAAATCGGCTCATAAAATAAATTAATATAACCGATACTACTGCTCGAACAGCGAACCCCGCAGTGCTTAGTTTTTCTGTTAGCTTAAAAAAGTCCAGTAATTGATTCATGTTGCTTTCACACTCACATGGATATTTCCTGTTGATTCTAACGTTGCCAACATCACTTGAGGAATCGAATATCCTTTCTTGGAAATTTCAGCTTCTAACCAATTTTCTTGAAATCCAAATGCGTTCAGTTCTTCTCTCTTAACCTTTCCGTCATAGATGAGAATTGTTGACATACCCATTGGTATTTGGGGAAGATTCAACAGACTTCTTGTTATAGGAGAAGATTCAGGATTCTTTATGATACTTAATTCTCCCATCGGCTCTAAGATCGCTTCTGCTACATCTGATAAGTTATGTACTTTTTTTAGCCGTAGTTGAGCTAACAAATCATCAATTGTAATATGAGCCTTTTTTAAGTTTGACCAAGAAGGTTGTCCATTTTTCACTAAAGAGAAAGGACTTGTTCCCACCAAAGAAGGAAATTTAAAATCAATCCAAGAAAGAAGTAGGCTTAAAGAATAAGCTACTATAATAATAAGGAGAGCAGCAGCAAGTGAAGATTCGGGGTTAACCATACGAGCAGTAGCCACATGAGCCATCCCCGCATGGGTAATAAAATTAAAAGCTGAAACAATTCCAACTTGACGGGGACCCATTAACCTTGTCATAGACAATATTAAAAAATAAAGCATGGTTACTCTTAAACAAATTTCCAATGGATTTAAAGAAGTTCCACCATTCCAAAAAGTATTCCAGTCCATTACTCTTCTCCTATTCGCCAACTAGTTAAGATTCCATTTATTATTTTTATCTAACTAAAAATTAATAAACTGGTAATGAAATCCAAAAGTAGATACTGATAACACTTTAATATTGTAATACGGTTCTGGTGCAAGAAATCTATAAAACTGAGATATACTGATACTATTACTCTAAAAAAGGAGCATGATCAGTATGGACAACCAAAATGCATTCAAATGGAAACAGTATCAGCCTGAGATTATCCTTCTTACAGTGAGATGGTACCTACGGTACAAATTAAGCTTTCGGGATTTAGTGGAAATGATGGAAGAGCGAGGTCTATCGATAGTTCACACAACGATTATGCGCTGGGTTCATCAATATAGTCCTGAGTTGGATAAGAGAATTCGGTGTCACCTTAAGCAGACCAATGACTCGTGGAGAGTAGATGAAACATACATAAAAGTAAAAGGTCAATGGATGTATTTGTATCGTGCAGTCGATTCCAAAGGTAATACCATTGATTTTTACTTAAGTGAAAATAGAAATACCAAATCAGCCAAGCACTTTTTCAAAAAAGCCTTGGCTTCTTCACATGTATCCATTCCTCGTGTCATTACTGTAGATAAGAATCCGGCTTATCCAGCAGCCATTGATGAGCTAATAGAAGAAAAGAAGATGCCGGAAGGCATCCAAATAAGACAAATCAAATATCTGAACAACATCGTGGAACAGGATCATCGGTTTATTAAGAAACGAGCCCTTCCTATGTTAGGATTCAAATCCTTTGACACAGCTACATCCCTTCTTTCTGGAATAGAAGCCATGCATATGATCAAAAAAGAACAGATTGATATACAGGATCAGTCTGTCCAAAATCAGCAAGCATTCATCCATCAATTGTTCGGACTTGCAGCATAAGATTCGATTCCGTTAGGAATATATGAGCTTTATTCTTTTAATTTTATTTTTGCACCAGAACCATATTTACCCTTCTGTTTCTCACTAATACTAGATTGTTTATTTGACAATTACTTTTACCTCCAAAAATTTAAAATATTTTACCTCATAAGGATTAGAAGGCAAGCATATAACACTGCTCTGCCTTCTTACTCTAACGACGATGCTCTACAAGGTCAATTACGCCTAATACTACGTGTGCTAAACCGAAACCAAAAACGGTATTTGCAATCATTTTGTTTGACCCGCGATTTTGTTTCATTGCGAAACCTGCAGCCGTTACAGCTGAACCTAATGCAGTTGGTATTAGACCTTCACGAATATTCATAGTAAAATCCCTCCTACATCGCAGTTATTTGGTGTTTATCCACCACCGTTATTGTTACCTTCAAAAGTGTATATATGCTAACTTTAAGTCCGAAAAAATCTAAACTTCATGTGAAATATTCCAATTTTGCATTTGGGAATAAATTTTCCATATAGCGATATAGGTGAGATTTCAAGTCCTCTTCCTCTTCTTTTTGATAGATGTATTTTCCAATACCATATTTCCCCCACTTGTACCGTCTTTTTTCTTCATCTAATTCTAATTTTGTCATGGGATAGTTTTTTTCGATTACTTTCTTTGCTGGCTTTGTAAAACGATGTTGAATAAACTCAAATGTTAAATCCTTTTTCGCCTCCTGAGGCAATTCCGCATCCAACCTCTCAAACATTTGACGGTATCCTTCCTCCCATCCTTCGTGCAGATAAATAGGGGCTACAATAAATCCAAGTGGATACCCAGTTCTTGCTACTTTTCCTGCAGCCTCAATTCTTTTTTCTAATGGAGAAGTCCCTGGCTCAAAGTTCTTAATCACATAATCAGCGTTAACACTAAATCGAAATCGGGTTTTCCCGTTATGTTTGGCATCAAGTAAGTGATCTACATGATGAAATTTCGTAACAAATCTTAATTTTCCATACTCCGATTCTCCAAAATGTTCTATCGCCCGTTTTAAGGTATGTGTCAAATGATCAATTCCAACAATATCGGATGTACAGGATGCTTCAAACCTTGTCAGCTCGGGAGCACGTTCCTCCATGTATTTGTCGGCAGCTTCCAAAATTTCATCGACGTTTACATATGTGCGGATATATGGCTTGCTTCCCATCGTAGTTTGTAAATAACAATAATGACAATGACCCATACAGCCTGTTGCAAAAGGAATGGCATATTCTGCTGAAGGCTTTGATGTGTCAAATTTAAGTGTTTTTCTAATCCCAACTACTAGTGTTGACTTGGCAACCCGATATCTTTGAAAATCGTTGTCACCAGGTAGATTCCTTACTTGATTATGGGAAGTGGTATAGCCAATTTCAACATCCATCTTTTCAAACTTTTCTTGAAGCTCTCTTCCTAATGGATAATCTAATGCTTTTGGTTCGATATATACAAGCTTTGGTGTAAAAGGGTTATTCATTCCAATATCCCCTCTGCAGCATTCCCATAATAGTAATTATAGGCTTGGTTGGCCTCTTCTTCTGTAGAATAAACAGCCATTTCATTTGAAAGTGGATAATACGTTTCATACAGAAACAATGCTAATTCATTCAAATTTTCAGGGTTATTTACAACTGCTGCTGCCTGTATATTTGCTACATCCTGAGTGTGTGGATTTCGGTAAAATACATAAACAATATCTCCTGCACGATACTTACTGTTTTCGTTATTCAGTTCCATCCCATCACCTTTTTTCTTATTTAGGGCTAAATTATTCGTTATTAAAATTTTGCCTTTAAT contains these protein-coding regions:
- a CDS encoding IS110 family transposase, whose product is MDPVIGLDIAKEESQVQAFLQRKHPFKKSFKFEHHLDGLNVFYKFYKEVEAEADKPPIVIFESTGHYHEPVVQFLEREEIVYIMVNPIVSHGAKKSSMRKVKTDAIDASHLCELYYKEDLEPYHKKSVQVLNLRNLTRQHDAITSSYVQMKLQFQANLDQVFPEYKKVFGDTYSRVSLKTLLLYPTSEKVLNEEHKHLAETIKELCPTRSYNWAIKKAEELKGAASRDPFQQNLYQSNLISLKMYIQILLEYQEHLSKLKEEIDTLAKDMEDYHIIRSIPGIGDKIAATIISEIGEIDRFIHPKKLVAFAGIDPRVHESGKFKATYNRITKRGSSRLRQVLYSAVLCGLRKSRNGKLIEFYQRKREEGKPHKVVMIACANKLIQWIFYILKRKEAFR
- a CDS encoding cupin domain-containing protein — translated: MYYVPYTYQYPYYANVPTHTYGNPTGYWALPNELAFSSYRSFYGDSRNVLKDYGANPFVININEATKQNNTYRTALWTGNHLQVTLMSLNVGEDIGLEMHPDVDQFLRVEQGQGIVQMGKSKDNLSFQWRIFDDSAIMIPAGMWHNITNTGNVPLKLYSIYAPPNHPFGTVHKTKADAMAMEGRRFG
- a CDS encoding ferritin-like domain-containing protein; the protein is MNKLDKLHDIVETEIADQMLYNKYMLQITNSEVRQLFTQLRDEHMQHVTQLQQQIQQLKKNPNNLN
- a CDS encoding DUF421 domain-containing protein; the protein is MNQLLDFFKLTEKLSTAGFAVRAVVSVILIYFMSRFLMKRAAGQFTAFDFTFLWMLGALAVAPVLDGKILFTTTILATATLYFWHFALSWLSVQNHAFAALLTRKPTVLIEKGKMNEVNMRRSFFSTDLLLSEMRLSDAPDLTEVDQVILETSGHLSVIKKSGHIPPTPVDFQIPIPSGGLPKVLVNNGKVMYDNLKSLNYKEEWLQEQLNKLGIINIEDVYLATISPNGEFYYSVKSSS
- a CDS encoding DUF421 domain-containing protein gives rise to the protein MDWNTFWNGGTSLNPLEICLRVTMLYFLILSMTRLMGPRQVGIVSAFNFITHAGMAHVATARMVNPESSLAAALLIIIVAYSLSLLLSWIDFKFPSLVGTSPFSLVKNGQPSWSNLKKAHITIDDLLAQLRLKKVHNLSDVAEAILEPMGELSIIKNPESSPITRSLLNLPQIPMGMSTILIYDGKVKREELNAFGFQENWLEAEISKKGYSIPQVMLATLESTGNIHVSVKAT
- a CDS encoding IS6 family transposase, which codes for MDNQNAFKWKQYQPEIILLTVRWYLRYKLSFRDLVEMMEERGLSIVHTTIMRWVHQYSPELDKRIRCHLKQTNDSWRVDETYIKVKGQWMYLYRAVDSKGNTIDFYLSENRNTKSAKHFFKKALASSHVSIPRVITVDKNPAYPAAIDELIEEKKMPEGIQIRQIKYLNNIVEQDHRFIKKRALPMLGFKSFDTATSLLSGIEAMHMIKKEQIDIQDQSVQNQQAFIHQLFGLAA
- a CDS encoding asparagine synthase, coding for MNIREGLIPTALGSAVTAAGFAMKQNRGSNKMIANTVFGFGLAHVVLGVIDLVEHRR
- the splB gene encoding spore photoproduct lyase — translated: MNNPFTPKLVYIEPKALDYPLGRELQEKFEKMDVEIGYTTSHNQVRNLPGDNDFQRYRVAKSTLVVGIRKTLKFDTSKPSAEYAIPFATGCMGHCHYCYLQTTMGSKPYIRTYVNVDEILEAADKYMEERAPELTRFEASCTSDIVGIDHLTHTLKRAIEHFGESEYGKLRFVTKFHHVDHLLDAKHNGKTRFRFSVNADYVIKNFEPGTSPLEKRIEAAGKVARTGYPLGFIVAPIYLHEGWEEGYRQMFERLDAELPQEAKKDLTFEFIQHRFTKPAKKVIEKNYPMTKLELDEEKRRYKWGKYGIGKYIYQKEEEEDLKSHLYRYMENLFPNAKLEYFT
- a CDS encoding transcriptional regulator SplA, with product MELNNENSKYRAGDIVYVFYRNPHTQDVANIQAAAVVNNPENLNELALFLYETYYPLSNEMAVYSTEEEANQAYNYYYGNAAEGILE